One region of Pyramidobacter sp. YE332 genomic DNA includes:
- a CDS encoding biotin/lipoyl-containing protein — MMSMYKITVNGKSYDVNVEPLAGAAPVAAPQAAPVAAAPVSAPAAAPAPAPKAAPAPVAAPAAAAPAGSTEVTAPMPGKVLRVLAKVGDTVTANDNLLILEAMKMENEIPAGRDGKVLEIRVNEGSAVNSGDVLVVIG, encoded by the coding sequence ATAATGTCGATGTATAAGATTACCGTGAATGGCAAGTCCTATGACGTAAACGTCGAGCCTCTTGCTGGCGCCGCTCCTGTCGCGGCGCCTCAGGCTGCGCCCGTTGCGGCGGCTCCCGTTTCTGCTCCTGCCGCTGCTCCGGCGCCGGCGCCCAAGGCTGCGCCCGCTCCGGTGGCGGCGCCGGCCGCCGCCGCTCCGGCGGGCAGCACGGAAGTGACGGCGCCTATGCCCGGCAAAGTCCTGCGCGTCCTTGCCAAGGTGGGCGACACCGTGACGGCCAATGACAATCTTCTGATCCTCGAGGCCATGAAGATGGAAAACGAAATTCCCGCCGGCCGCGACGGCAAGGTGCTGGAGATCCGTGTGAACGAGGGTTCGGCCGTGAACAGCGGCGACGTTCTCGTGGTTATTGGCTGA
- the murA gene encoding UDP-N-acetylglucosamine 1-carboxyvinyltransferase: MSNAQFLKISGGAALKGKVRTQGSKNAALPVMAAALLLGDGEKLTCTNVPLLRDTETLVALLCALGMGVQFEDGTATVTRRGDLICEMPASLVQKMRASSILLGPLLAQTGRAVMPLPGGCAIGARPIDLHLKGLAKMGASIELSHGAVYASAKKLRGCRIYLDFPSVGATENLVMAAVLADGETTIENAAREPEITNLVQALQAMGAEVCYKKDNAGVIQVNGRAGLVSGRVQIIPDRIASCTYLLAGVITNGEVTVTDVTPQHFDSLLAKLEEADVSYERQESSVTVYPSRDRLKKLSVKTMPYPGFPTDVQPQLMAALCLAKGTSVIKESIFESRFQHVAELRKMGAAIEIQGNTAVINGVPALYGASVQGTDLRAGAALVLAGLAAEGETRVYGLDHILRGYENFDRALQGLGAKVSIAEDDESSL, encoded by the coding sequence ATGAGTAATGCCCAGTTTTTAAAGATTTCCGGCGGAGCGGCTCTCAAGGGGAAGGTTCGTACCCAGGGATCCAAGAACGCCGCGCTGCCGGTGATGGCGGCGGCTCTTCTGCTCGGCGACGGCGAAAAACTGACATGTACCAATGTGCCGCTTCTGCGCGATACCGAGACGCTGGTCGCTCTTTTGTGCGCGCTGGGGATGGGGGTGCAGTTCGAGGATGGCACGGCCACGGTGACCCGTCGGGGCGACCTGATCTGCGAAATGCCCGCCTCGCTGGTGCAAAAGATGCGCGCTTCTTCGATCCTTTTGGGACCGCTGCTTGCCCAGACGGGAAGGGCGGTCATGCCTTTGCCGGGAGGCTGTGCGATCGGCGCCCGGCCGATCGATCTGCATCTCAAGGGGCTGGCGAAAATGGGCGCTTCGATCGAACTCAGCCACGGGGCCGTCTATGCCAGCGCCAAGAAACTGCGCGGCTGCAGAATATATCTGGATTTCCCTTCGGTGGGCGCGACGGAGAACCTTGTCATGGCGGCGGTGCTGGCGGACGGCGAGACGACGATCGAAAACGCCGCCCGCGAGCCGGAGATCACGAATTTGGTTCAGGCGCTTCAGGCGATGGGGGCCGAGGTCTGTTATAAAAAGGACAACGCCGGCGTGATCCAGGTCAACGGTCGGGCCGGATTGGTTTCCGGCCGCGTCCAGATCATCCCCGACCGCATCGCTTCATGCACGTACCTCTTGGCCGGCGTGATCACGAACGGCGAAGTGACCGTGACCGACGTGACGCCTCAGCATTTCGATTCTCTTCTGGCCAAACTGGAAGAGGCCGACGTGTCTTATGAACGGCAGGAAAGCAGCGTCACCGTTTATCCCTCGCGCGACAGGCTCAAGAAGCTGTCGGTCAAGACCATGCCTTATCCCGGCTTCCCCACCGACGTGCAGCCGCAGCTGATGGCCGCGCTGTGCCTCGCCAAGGGCACGAGCGTGATCAAGGAAAGCATCTTCGAATCCCGTTTTCAGCACGTGGCGGAACTTCGCAAAATGGGCGCGGCGATCGAGATCCAGGGCAACACGGCGGTCATCAACGGCGTACCCGCTCTGTACGGCGCCAGCGTGCAGGGAACCGATCTTCGCGCCGGCGCCGCCTTGGTGCTGGCGGGGCTGGCGGCTGAAGGCGAGACTCGCGTTTACGGCCTTGACCATATCCTGAGAGGGTACGAAAATTTCGATCGCGCCCTGCAGGGGCTGGGCGCCAAAGTTTCTATCGCGGAAGACGACGAAAGCTCGCTTTAG
- the upp gene encoding uracil phosphoribosyltransferase has translation MKILIGSDHAGYELKQKVIAHLAGREGLAVQDFGTDTAEVSCDYTDIALQVGRSVAHGDADRGILVCGTGLGMEIAANKVSGVYAADCWNKEVAVLSRRHNNANVLTLGARVIDEPTAMEIVDAWLATGFDGGRHVRRTQKICAYERSTNRAFMNEAGQVVVFDHPLVQHKLSIIRDKNTPVKTFRETVAEIASLMVYEITRDLPLKMIDVETPITRTKAYALAGKKLAIVPILRAGLGMMEGVLNLIPNAKVGHIGLYRNPETLQPVEYYCKLPGDIEERDIFLLDPMLATGGSSAEAISLIKKRGGKKISLVCLIAAPEGVSVVHEQHPDVNIFVASLDSHLNEHGYIVPGLGDAGDRIFGTR, from the coding sequence GTGAAAATTCTTATTGGTTCCGATCACGCGGGGTATGAACTGAAGCAGAAGGTCATCGCTCATTTGGCCGGCCGCGAGGGCTTGGCGGTGCAGGATTTTGGCACCGACACGGCGGAGGTCTCCTGCGATTATACCGATATCGCTCTGCAGGTCGGGCGCAGCGTGGCTCACGGCGACGCCGACCGCGGCATTCTGGTCTGCGGTACGGGACTGGGCATGGAGATCGCCGCCAACAAGGTCTCGGGAGTTTACGCGGCGGACTGTTGGAATAAAGAGGTCGCGGTCCTGAGCCGTCGTCATAACAACGCCAACGTCCTGACGCTGGGAGCGCGCGTCATCGACGAGCCGACGGCGATGGAAATCGTCGATGCCTGGCTGGCGACCGGGTTCGACGGCGGACGCCATGTACGCCGCACGCAGAAGATCTGCGCCTACGAACGCAGCACGAATCGAGCCTTTATGAACGAGGCCGGCCAGGTGGTGGTCTTCGACCATCCGCTCGTGCAGCACAAGCTGAGCATTATCCGCGACAAGAACACCCCGGTGAAGACGTTCCGCGAGACGGTGGCGGAGATCGCTTCGCTGATGGTCTACGAGATCACCCGCGATCTGCCCCTGAAGATGATCGACGTGGAAACGCCCATCACGCGCACGAAGGCCTATGCGCTGGCGGGCAAAAAACTGGCGATCGTGCCGATCCTGCGCGCCGGGCTGGGCATGATGGAGGGCGTGTTGAACCTGATCCCCAACGCGAAGGTCGGGCATATCGGCCTTTACCGCAATCCGGAGACGCTTCAGCCGGTGGAATACTACTGCAAGCTTCCGGGCGATATCGAGGAACGCGATATTTTCCTGCTCGATCCGATGCTGGCGACCGGAGGTTCCTCGGCGGAAGCCATCAGCCTGATCAAAAAGCGCGGCGGCAAAAAGATCTCTCTGGTCTGTCTGATCGCCGCGCCCGAGGGCGTTTCGGTCGTGCACGAGCAGCATCCCGACGTGAACATCTTTGTCGCGTCTCTTGACAGTCATCTGAACGAGCACGGTTATATCGTTCCCGGCCTTGGCGACGCAGGAGACCGTATTTTCGGAACCCGTTGA
- a CDS encoding MraY family glycosyltransferase, protein MKPFWLFVIFLLWGGGMTPIAIMLAERYGMMDYPDQRKIHHDPVPRGAGLVLWSGLLMWALLFARVSFELRIIVTGATIVFFAGYVDDMLSLSPLGRLVVHFLAAAVSLLMVGRQDALHMGVLLFWVAGVTNAYNFIDGINGLALSMAFLSLSFIGWMSASTMVMPVIAMIAGIFFWNFPRARTFLGDGGVYLLGYFTAAVTMLWLLPMNLGIYKFCALLLFIGGVPVIDTLAAIIRRAAAGKSPFYPDRSHIHHRLLDKGLSPFGVLAVLSFLQIISLSCAYLLLRL, encoded by the coding sequence ATGAAGCCGTTCTGGCTTTTTGTGATCTTTCTGTTGTGGGGCGGCGGGATGACTCCCATTGCCATCATGCTGGCGGAGCGTTACGGCATGATGGATTACCCGGATCAGCGCAAGATCCACCATGACCCGGTGCCGCGCGGCGCCGGGCTTGTTTTGTGGAGCGGCCTGCTGATGTGGGCGCTGCTTTTTGCCCGGGTTTCGTTCGAACTGAGGATCATCGTGACCGGCGCGACGATCGTTTTTTTTGCCGGCTATGTGGACGACATGCTTTCTCTGTCCCCGCTCGGACGCCTGGTCGTGCATTTCCTTGCCGCCGCCGTCTCGTTGCTCATGGTGGGACGGCAGGATGCGCTGCATATGGGCGTTCTGTTGTTCTGGGTCGCCGGCGTGACGAACGCTTACAACTTTATCGACGGCATCAACGGCTTGGCTCTTTCCATGGCCTTCCTCAGTCTGAGCTTTATCGGCTGGATGAGCGCTTCGACTATGGTAATGCCGGTCATTGCCATGATCGCAGGGATCTTTTTCTGGAATTTCCCCAGGGCGAGAACTTTCCTGGGGGACGGCGGCGTCTACCTGCTGGGCTACTTTACCGCGGCCGTCACGATGCTTTGGCTGCTGCCGATGAATCTCGGCATTTACAAGTTCTGCGCGCTGCTGCTTTTCATTGGCGGCGTGCCTGTGATCGACACTCTGGCGGCGATCATCCGTCGCGCTGCCGCGGGGAAATCGCCTTTTTATCCCGATCGGAGCCATATTCATCATCGTCTGCTGGATAAAGGGCTGTCGCCGTTCGGGGTCCTGGCGGTCTTGAGCTTCCTGCAGATCATCAGTCTGTCCTGCGCCTATCTGCTTTTGCGTTTATAG
- a CDS encoding OadG family transporter subunit, whose translation MGGATALSLIAFSVVFLVLAGLTLVIFAMRVVSKVAGNQKAPAAAPAPAQVAAGAAPVRVGTASDDELVAVIAAAIAAQTGTMMSIRSIVPAGVHLIGSDETAWIACGRIEALQGALSDRWN comes from the coding sequence ATGGGCGGTGCTACGGCTCTTTCACTGATCGCCTTCAGCGTCGTTTTCCTTGTTTTGGCGGGACTGACGTTGGTTATCTTTGCCATGCGCGTTGTTTCCAAGGTCGCCGGCAATCAAAAAGCTCCAGCGGCCGCTCCCGCTCCTGCGCAAGTTGCTGCAGGCGCTGCGCCTGTTCGCGTCGGAACGGCTTCGGACGACGAACTCGTGGCCGTTATCGCGGCGGCGATCGCGGCGCAGACGGGAACTATGATGTCCATCAGATCGATCGTTCCGGCCGGCGTGCATCTGATCGGCAGCGACGAAACGGCATGGATCGCCTGTGGACGCATCGAAGCGCTTCAGGGAGCTCTCTCTGACCGCTGGAATTAG